In Chryseobacterium scophthalmum, the genomic stretch AATTGATGTAAGTCCGAAAAAAATACGTTGTTTTGATAAGATTCTGCCTGTTTCAGGCATTTCTGGTTGTTTTTTTTGTGATTTCTTTTCCATAATGTCAGTCTGGGCAAATTTAATGTTTTTTTTAGATTTTAAATATTTTTTAGGAGAAAACACGTTTGTTTTTTGATGTGATATTTTATGTTTGAAATCTGTGTCTGTTTTTATGTTTTATTTAATAAAAATCAGCTTATTAAGAACGTTTCAAAATAAGCTAAATCCCTTTTAATGTGATAAAAAACAGCTTTTTTTAGCCCTCTTTCGGTTTATCATCCTTATTTTTGCATGTCAAGTAAAAAAAATCATGAAGAAGATCCAAGATATTCTTATTTCAACCAGAACAATGGCAGTTCTATTGCTGGTTTACGCATTTTCCATGGCTTATGCGACGTTCCTAGAAAACGATTACGGAACGCCTGCTGCAAAAGCCTTAATTTATGAAGCAAAATGGTTTGAGCTCATTATGCTTCTCCTCATTATCAACTTTTGTGGGAACATTAACCGTTACCGCCTTTGGAAAAGAGAAAAATGGCCACTTTTGGTTTTTCACCTTGCCTTTGTTTTTATTTTTATTGGGGGTGCGATTACAAGATACATCAGTTTTGAGGGGCAAATGACGATCAGAGAAGGTGAAACTTCAAATGAAATCGTTACCGACAAACAATTCTTTAAAATTCAGATTGAAGATAAAGGTGATGTGTTGAATTATCAAGATGTTCCTTATTTAATGTCACCATTACACAAAGACTTTAAAGCAACTTATGATTTCCACGGAAAACAGGTTAAAGTAAAGACTTTGGATTATGTTCAGAGAAAAAAAGACAGCTTAGTTGCTGATGCGAATGGTGCAGAATATCTTCATTTGGTATCTACTGCAGAAATGGGAAGACAAAATATTTACATCAAATCCGGAGAAACAAAATCAATCAACGGAACTTTGGTTACTTTCAACAGAGCTATTGACGGAGCTGTAGAATTTAAGCAAGAAAACGGACAGATTTTGATCAAAACTCCTGTTGATGCAACGTACATGACGATGGCAACTCAGGCAACCGGAAATACGGCTAAAGATCAATATCAGCCTTTGGTTTTAAGAAGTCTTTATAGCATTAACGAATTAAAGTTAGTTGTTCCTGAAGGTCTTAAAAAAGGGAAATTAATGGCTTTTGAAGGCGACAAAAAGAAAGATCAGAATGTTCCTGACGCAATGACGATAGAAATAGAAGGCCCGAAAACGAAACAAATCGTAGAGCTTTCTGTGGAAAGAGGAAATCCGAATGCCTACAAACAGGTAACAATGGATGGGTTGAATATTATGGTTGGGTTTGGTCCTAAAATTTATACCACTCCTTTTGCTATAAAATTAGATGATTTTGTAATGGAAACTTACCCTGGAAGTTCATCTCCAAGTGCATACGAAAGTCACGTAAAAATCATCGACGAAGGAAAACAGACTCCTTATAAAATCTATATGAATAACGTTCTTAATTATAAAGGTTACCGTTTTTTCCAGGCAAGTTATACGCCGGATAGAATGGGAACTTTACTTTCTGTAAACCACGATTATTGGGGAACTTTGATTTCTTACATCGGTTATGCATTCTTATTCGGAGGTATGTTTGTAATGTTTTTCTGGAAAGGAACACATTTCTGGAAACTTAATAAAATGCTGAAAGACATTAATAAGAAAAGAGCTGCAACAGTTGTTTTATTATTCTTGAGCTTAACGTTAAGCGCTCAGAAAATTGAAATGCATGGAACAAACGATGGAAGCGGAGAACATGTACATGTAGAAGGAGATGGTCATACTCATGAAGTGGCTCCTCAAGCAACTCAATCACAGGGAAATCAGCAGAATTCTAATTCTTTAGCTGCTCCTTTGACGAAAATGAGGATAATTTCGCCGGACGAGATTATTTCGAGAAATAAAATCAGTAAAGAACATGCAGATCAGTTTGGTTATCTTTTGGTGCAGAATTACGAAGGAAGAATTGTTCCGGTTAATACACAGGCTTTAGATATTTTAAGAAAGCTTTATCAAAAAGATAAGTTTAAAGGAACTGACGGAAAATACTTAACAGCTGAACAATGGTTTTTGTCAATTAATACAGATACACCAAGCTGGACAATGGTTCCTCTTATAAAAGTGGATTCGAAAGGAGGGAAAGCACTTTTAAAACGTGTGAAGGCAAACGAAGATGGTTATACAACTTTGATGAATCTTTTCCCATCTGATGCTAACGGAAACCTAACTTATATTTTGGATGAAGAATATAACACAGCATTCCGTAAAAAACCGGCATTACAGTCTGAGTATGACAAGGAAGTTATTAAATTAAACGAAAAGGTTCAGATTTTTAATGAGTTTTTCAGTGGACAATTTATGAGAATCGTTCCGGTAAAAAATGACCCAAACCATACTTGGCATTCTTGGCTTGACCAGAAAATGGAACCAGATATGGAATCTCAAAAAGTAATGGGACCTTATTTTGCAGAAGCACTTCAGGCTCAAAAAACAGGAGATTGGAGCAAAGCAGATGCTGAATTAAAAAAACTTTCAGACTATCAGCAGAAATGGGGGAAAGCAGTTGTTCCTTCAAAAGAGAAAGTTGATTTAGAGGTTTTTATCAATAAAGCAAACATTAACTTTTTCTTATTAATTTTCTACACTATCGTTGGTGGTTTGGTATTTATTTTAGGTTTTGTAGAATTATTTAAACCTACCAAAATTCTTAATAATATCATTAAAGGAATTATTTATCTTGGTCTTGTAGGTTACGTTGTACACTTTTTAGGACTGATTGCAAGATGGTATATTTCTGGTCACGCTCCTTGGAGTAACGGTTACGAAGCAATTATTTTCATTTCATGGATAGGAGTTTCAGCAGGGATGATGTTCTATTTCGGATTCGGAAATCCAAAATTGAAACAACAAGATTCTGAAAATAAATTATCAAATAAAAACCATTCTAATGCATTAATTCCGGCAGCAGGGTTTATGGTTGCGGTAATCATGATGGGCTTTGCTCACGGAGCAGTAGCACTTAACCCGCAGATTACACCTTTGGCACCGGTTCTTAAATCTTATTGGCTGGTTGTACACGTTGCTATTATTGTATCGAGTTACGGTTTCTTTGCATTGTCGATGATTATTGCTGTAATTACACTGATATTTTATATCATTACAGATAAAAAACAGTTCAAATTGCATAATGATTCGACATTAAAAGAATTGGCAATTGTATCTGAAATGTCTTTAACAATCGGACTTTTTGCATTAACCGTAGGAAACTTCTTAGGTGGAATCTGGGCGAATGAATCTTGGGGAAGATACTGGAGCTGGGATCCAAAAGAAACGTGGGCATTTATCTCAATTATGGTATATGCATTTGTTTTACACATGAGATTGGTTCCGGGATTGAGAAGCAGATGGGCATTCAGCGTAGCGACAATGTTTGCTTTCTGTTCTATGGTAATGACGTATTTCGGAGTAAATTATTACTTAAGTGGACTTCACTCTTATGCAGCAGGAGACCCTGTTCCAATTCCGGCTTGGGTATATATCGGTTTAGCGGCCATGTTTACTTTAGCATTAGTATCTTACTTTAAGTTTGTTGCTTTAAAGAAAAAATAAATCATTAAGATATTTATAGAAATCCCGAAAGTTATTTTCGGGATTTTTTTTGTTTAAAACAGTAAAAATTTTTAACTAAAAAAATACACCCATAAGAAAAGAAGATTAAGAAACAAAATAACTAATAACTAATAACTAATAACTAATAACTAATAACTAATAACTAAAAAATACATATCTTTATGATATCAAAATAATATCACTTTAAAAATTACATTTATGGAAAAAACTTTAAAACCAATGTCAGGTTATTTGGCACTCGTAATCTCTCTTCTTTTATTGGGAGGTTCAGCTTATCTTTTCATTTATGGTATTAATGATGGAGAAAATCCGGATATCACTTATATCATTATTTCAATTATTTCATTTTTTATTACCTGCTTTTTATTGAAAGGTTTAATGATTATTCAACCTAACCATTCAAGAGTTTTAAATTTCTTTGGGAAATATGTAGGTTCTGTAAAAGACAACGGAATGTTTTTTATTAATCCTCTTTATTCATCTCAAAAAATGTCTCTACGTTCGGAAAACTTGCAGGGACAGACTTTGAAGGTAAACGATAAAATGGGTAATCCTATCGAAATCGCGGTTGTTATGGTTTGGAAAGTAGGAGACACCTACAAAGCTGCATTTGATGTCGAAAGATATTCAGATTTTGTAAAAATGCAGAGTGAAGCAGCAGTTCGTCATTTGGCAATGAGCTTCCCTTACGATAACTTGGAAGACGATCACGCTCCAATTACTTTAAGAGAAGGCGGTGAGAAAATCAATTCAATTCTTGAGCAGGAATTAACAGACAGACTCTCAAAAGCAGGAATTATCATTCAGGAAGCAAGAATTTCGCATTTAGCTTACGCATCTGAAATTGCAGGAGCAATGCTTCAAAGACAACAGGCAACAGCAATTGTAGCAGCAAGAACTAAAATTGTAGAAGGCGCAGTAGGAATGGTAGATTTAGCTTTAAAGAAACTTTCGGAAGAAAATATTGTTGAATTGGATGACGAAAGAAAAGCAGCAATGGTAAGTAATTTAATGGTTGTTCTCTGTGGTGAAAAAGCAGCACAGCCAATTTTAAATGCAGGAACATTGTATAATTAAAAATGGAAGCAGTATGTCATTCTGACGAAGGAAGAATCTCAAAATATTAAGTTAAAATAGATTTTTCACTCCGCTACGCTTCATTCAGAATGACAAATCACCGAAAACTTTTGTTAAGTGAAACGCCTTTGCTAACGAAAAACATCCTCAATAATTTAAGAAAATGTCTTTGCGACCTTTGCGTTAAAAAGAAATTTCTGACTAGAAAAACAATAAAATGAAATCAGAAAAAGCTCAGAACTCTCCCGAAAACAAAAGCAAAAAATCTTTCGTGATAAGGATAGATGAGTCTACCTATAAACTTCTTGAAAAATGGGCAAATGACGAGTTTAGAAGCGTCAACGGGCAGATTGAGTATCTTCTTAATCAGAATTTAATCAATGCCGGGAGAAAGAAAAAAGAATAAAATAAATTGCAAAACAAGATCAAAAGCAGAGAATATTTTCTTTGCTTTTTTTATTGAAAAATTCCTGTAAAATAACCACTGATTATGCTCCAGAAGTTTTTACCTAAGAAATAAATCAGCGTAGAAGTGATAATTCCTTTTACCGTAAAAAAGATGATTCCGCCAATACCGAATTTCTTAAGCATTTTCTTCCACCTTGATTTTTTTTCTACATTTTCTTCGTTTATAGCTTCTTTCGTTTCCATTTCTGCAATTATAAATGTTATTTACAAAGATAAGCATGTTTATAATTAGTCCAAATAAAACCAGTTAAAAAAAATTAAATTTCCCATTTAAGTAATATTTTCTATCTTAGGCAAAACGAAAAGTTAAATTTTTATGTCAAAGAAAATCAAAGATTTCGGAATTGAAAAATCATTAAAAAATTTAGGAATCAAAGATGAAAATAAAGGAACTTCTACGGGAGGGAAATTTTTTGCATCAGGAAAATCTATAGAAAGTTATTCTCCGGCAGACGGAAGATTAATCGCCAAAGTAAAACTATCAAACGAGAAAGATTACGACAAAGTAATCGAATCTGCTCAAAAAGCATTTCTGGAATTCAGAACGGTACCTGCTCCAAAAAGAGGAGAAATTGTACGTCAGCTTGGGCAAAAATTAAGAGAATACAAAGACGATCTTGGAAAGCTTGTTTCTTACGAAATGGGAAAATCTTTACAGGAAGGTCTTGGTGAAGTACAGGAAATGATAGACATCTGCGATTTTGCAGTAGGTTTATCAAGACAGCTTCACGGTTATACAATGCATTCTGAAAGACCAGGTCACAGAATGTACGAGCAATATCATCCGCTTGGAATTGTAAGCATCATCACAGCATTCAACTTTCCGGTAGCAGTTTGGGCTTGGAACACAGCTTTAGCTTGGATTTGTGGAAACGTTACCATCTGGAAACCATCAGAAAAAACTCCGCTTTGTGCGATTGCATGTCAGAATATTATGAATGAAGTTTTAGCAGAAAACAATCTTTCTGAAGGAATTTCAAGTGTATTGGTTGCAGATCACACAATCGGGCAAAAATTGGTTGACGATAAGCGCGTTGCTTTGGTTTCATTCACTGGTTCTACAAGAGTAGGAAGAATGGTTTCTTCTAAAGTTGCTGAAAGATTTGGTAAATCAATCTTAGAATTAGGAGGAAATAATGCCATCATTATTTCTAAAGATGCAGATCTTGATATGTCAATTATCGGAGCTGTTTTCGGAGCTGTAGGAACTGCAGGACAAAGATGTACATCTACAAGAAGACTGATTATTCATGAATCTGTTTATGATGAAGTGAAAAACCGTTTGGCAAAAGCTTACGGACAGTTAAAAATCGGAAATCCGTTGGATGAAAATATGCATGTTGGACCGCTTATCGATGTTCAAGCTGTAAATCAGTACGAACTGGCAATCGAAAAATGTAAAAAAGAAGGCGGAAAATTCGTTGTTGAAGGGGGTGTTTTAACAGGTAAAGATTACGAATCTGGTTGTTATGTAAAACCTTGTATCGCTGAAGTTAAAAATTCTTACGAAATCGTACAGCACGAAACTTTTGCACCGATTTTATATTTAATCAAATACAAAACTTTAGAAGAAGCAATTGCGATTCAGAATGATGTTCCGCAAGGTTTATCTTCAGCAATTATGACTCAGAATTTGAGAGAGGCAGAATTATTCCTTTCTCATGCAGGTTCAGATTGTGGAATTGCCAATGTAAATATCGGAACTTCCGGTGCCGAAATTGGTGGAGCTTTCGGTGGTGAAAAAGAAACAGGAGGTGGTAGAGAATCTGGTTCTGATGTTTGGAAATACTACATGAGAAGACAAACCAATACTATTAACTATACTGCAAGTCTTCCATTGGCTCAAGGAATTAAATTTGATCTTTAAAATAATTTAGAATTGAGAGATTCTGAGATAAATGCACAGAATCTCTTAATCCATTTCACTTAAAAAATTTTAAAATTAATATGAACAATATATTAGAAATTCAGTCAAATAAAGTAAAAGAAACAGTAGGTAAACACGTTTTGGCAGACGGTTTTGATTTTGTAATGGATATCGAAAACTCTCACGGATCTTGGATTCACGATTCAGTTTCAGGGAAAAACTTCCTGGATATGTTTTCAATGTTTGGCTCAGCTTCTATTGGATACAATCATCCTTATTTGGTTGAAAAGTCTGATTGGCTGGGAAAAATGGCAGTCAACAAACCTACTTTGGCAGATGTTTATTCTAAAGAATATGCTCATTTTCTTGAAGTTTTCGAAAGAGTTGTTTTACCTAAAGAATTGCAGTATGCTTTTTTTATTGAAGGCGGAGCTTTAGGTGTTGAAAATGCGATGAAAGCATGTTTCGACTGGAAAACAAGAAAAAATTTCGAAAAAGGATTAGATATTGAAGCTGGAATCTGCATCCATTTCAGACAGGCATTTCACGGAAGAAGCGGTTATACTTTAAGTTTAACCAATACTTCAGACCCAAGAAAATATCAGTATTTCCCGATGTTTGAATGGCCAAGAATTCTTAATCCTAAATTACATTTCCCAATCACAGAAGAGAATTTAGAAGAAACGATTAAGAACGAAAATTTAGCGTTAATTCAAATTACAGAAGCAATTCTTGCAAATCCTGATAAAGTTGCTTGTATTATTATTGAGCCAATACAAGCTGAAGGTGGTGATAATCATTTCAGAGACGAATTCTTTGTTGGTTTAAGAAATATCTGCGACGAGCATGAGGTTTTATTAATTTTCGATGAAGTACAAACGGGAATCGGAATTACCGGTAAAATGTGGGCTTTTGAACACTTAAGCATAAGACCGGATATTATCTCTTTCGGTAAAAAAACTCAGGTTTGTGGAGTTTTAGCAAATAAAGAAAAGTTTGACGAGATACCCAATAACGTTTTCAGAGAAAGCTCAAGAATCAATTCAACTTTTGGCGGTAACTTTATTGATATGTTGCGTTTCCAATTGGTGATGGAAGTTATCGAAAAAGAAAACCTTTTAGAGAACGCCAATATTGTAGGTGAATATCTTTTGGAAGGTCTGCAAAATTTAGCTCAGAAATATCCTGAAAAATTATCTAATGCAAGAGGAAAAGGTTTGATGTGCGCAATAGATTTACCTTCGGGCGAACAAAGAGATCACATCAGAAATGAGCTGTATAATGATGGTTTAATCATTCTTGCTTGTGGAGATCAGTCAATAAGATTCAGACCACATTTGAATGTTACAACAGAGGAAATTCAGATTGCTTTAGATAAAATTGAAAACAACATTAATAAAATTTAAAACTTCAAAATTTGGAATTCTGAAAAAAACGTCCTATATTTAGATACTCAAAATGTATATTATATGGAACGTAACACGAGAGTATCAGTTTTTGAAAGCGATAAATCTACCGAAATTCAGTTAATAAAGTCAAAGTTAGATGATGCACAGATAACTAATGATGTTGAAAATAATTATCTGACTTTTACAACAACGCCTACAGCGACAAGTTTAAAAGTAATGGTAGATTTACATGACGAGAAGAAAGCATTCGAGATTATCGATGCCTATCTTCAACAAAATCAAAATCAATAAAAATTTCATAATTTTAAATTTTACTACTTCGGAACCGAAAATTAATTCTCATTAATTTTCGGTTTTTTTAGCACCAAACTTTTAAATATAATATTCTTAATAAAATTTTAATGGAAAACATTTGGCACTGATTGTGTTATTTCCCAATTTTCAAGTTTGTAATATAAACCTCTTATGAATAATAAAAACGAAATCCATTTTAGAAAAGCAAATGCAACCGATATAGATATTATTTGGGAAATTATTCAGCAATCCATCGAACGCAGAAGAAAAGATGGTAGTGATCAATGGCAAAACGGATATCCCAATTTACAAACCGTAGAAAGTGATATTGAAAAAGGATTTGGTCATGTTTTGACAGTCAATAATGATGTTGCGGTTTACGTTGCACTGATTTTCAATGACGAACCAGCCTACAGTTCAATTGAAGGAGCCTGGTTAACAACAGGAGAATTTGTTGTTGTTCATAGGGTAGCCATTTCAGAAAATTTTGCCGGTCAAGGACTTGCCAAAAAACTTTTCGATTATATTGAAGATTTCACAAAATCTCAGAATGTTTTAAGTATCAAAGTTGATACAAACTATGACAACCTTGCCATGCTTAAAATTTTAGAGTCTAAAGGTTATTCCTATTGTGGCGAAGTTGTTCTTGCAGGTGGTGTAAGAAAAGCTTATGAAAAAGTACTTATTATTTGATGTTTTTCGTCAAAAAGCTTTGAAATTCTTTTATTTTTGTTGGTAAATCATTTTCATATACACACAAATGAGTAAATTATCTATTTTAATGATTTTTTCTTTGCTGTTGCTATCATGTTCAAAGAATATTTATCAGCAAAAAGAACAATATGTTAAATTCAAAAATACAGGAAGACATATTAGTATTAATCTGAAAATTAATCAATATGATGAAGGGAATTTCTATTTTGATACAGGGTCACCTTGGTTGCTTATAGACAGTACTTTTTATAAAAATCAGAAAATGTCTTTTAATCATTTCTCTGAATCTGAAAATGCAGGCGTTGGGAATAATCCAGTGAAGATGACCAGAATTCTTGATAGAGTTGAATTTTCTGTTATTGACAATACATTTTTTTCGAAGTATAATATGATTCATAATTTGAAAAAACCTTTTGGCAAGAATATAGATGGAATTGTCGGCTTTGTGAATTTAAATAACATACCATTTGAAATTAATTATATTAATCAGAAAATTATTTTCAATCCTAAAATAAATAATAGTTATCAGGAAGTTGCAATTAAATTTGATGGTAATTATATGTATCTTCCAATGGAATTCATTCTAAACAACGGAACAACTATAAAGGGAGATTTCATCATTGATACTGGTTCATACAAAACAATTTTAACAAGTGAGTTTTCCAACAATAAAAATATTCTAAATAGTAAAAAAGTAAATTATATAAATAATGGTGGACTAAGTGGATTACATATGGGGTATTCTCTGTTTGCTTCCGAAGTAAAATTTGATAAATTCAAACTAACTGACCACCAAATAGATGTAAGTAATGATAGCATTGGAGCGCTTTCGAAAAACAAGAATTACATTGGTATTATTGGCAACGATAGTTAGATAATTTTGATATCATCTATCATCCTACTCAGTATAAAATTTGTGTAAAACCAAATGAAAATTTCAACAAACCTTCAGATGATTTATACAAATCTTTTATTTTGATTGAAACAGAAGATGTAGATAAAAACTGGTCTGTTGGCAGTATATATGAAGAAAGTGATGCTTATAAAAAAGGATTAAGACATAATGACGAAATTATAGAAATCAATAACAAATCCGTTAAAAAATTAAATATAGAAAATTTTGCTTATAAACTTAAACCTAACCAAAAATTAAAACTCAAAGTTAAACGCCAAAACGAATATTTTGAAATTGATACATATTTAAATTTTTTCCTGAAAAGAGATGAGTAAAAGCCGTTGAAAAAGTTGTGATTTAAAAAAGCACAAAAGGTTAAATCTATATTCATTGATTCTTTAAGAAACTGTTTATTTATAAACTCTATCACCTTTGTTCGTTTAGTTCCGAACTAATCTCTACATTTGAGAAAATTTTCAATAATGAAAAAAAGTCTAGAAGTAGATGAGAAAATATTTCAGGATGCTGTGAAGTTTTACGGCACTGTTCTCAATCTGCCGCCTCTGGCTTCAAAAATTTATTCCTACCTCATTTTCGATTTTGATAAGGTGGGAATTACCTTTGATGAGTTTGTTGAAGTCTTTTCAGCAAGCAAAAGCTCGGTTTCTACCAATCTTAATTTACTTATTAGCTCAGAATTAATCATTGACGTTAATAAAATGGATGAAAGAAAGCGTTATTTTTTTGCCAACGATGATTATAAAAAAATAAGGTTTGAAAAAATTGTTCAAAAAATGCAGGATGAATTGAAACTGTTAGACGATCTAAAAAACTTCAGAAAAACAGAGCATAAAGAAGACGACGAAAGAATTGAAGTCTACAAAGCTCTTTTAAATAAAAACATAACAAATATTCAGGAATCTCTTAATAAACTATAAAATGACAAACAAGCTTATACTATTTTCTGTAGCAGCATTTTCGTTGACTGCCTGCAAAAAAGAAGCTCCGAAACAGGATGGCCCAAAACCTTTTCCTGTGGTTTCGGTAGAGAATAAAAATATAGTAGGGTACGACACTTTCCCTGCAAGTATTGAAGGTAGAGTTAATAATGATGTCAGAGCAAAAATTCAGGGTTATATTACCCAGGTTTTGGTAGATGAAGGTCAGTATGTAACTAAAGGACAGCCATTATTCCGTCTTGAAACTAACATTTTAACGGAAAATGCCGCTGCTTCAAAAGCAGGAATTGGCGCAGCCGAATCTAATATTGCTGCTGCTCAAGCTCAGGTAAATGCGGCTAATGTAGAAGTAAATAAACTGAAACCTCTTGTTC encodes the following:
- the amaB gene encoding L-piperidine-6-carboxylate dehydrogenase, whose translation is MSKKIKDFGIEKSLKNLGIKDENKGTSTGGKFFASGKSIESYSPADGRLIAKVKLSNEKDYDKVIESAQKAFLEFRTVPAPKRGEIVRQLGQKLREYKDDLGKLVSYEMGKSLQEGLGEVQEMIDICDFAVGLSRQLHGYTMHSERPGHRMYEQYHPLGIVSIITAFNFPVAVWAWNTALAWICGNVTIWKPSEKTPLCAIACQNIMNEVLAENNLSEGISSVLVADHTIGQKLVDDKRVALVSFTGSTRVGRMVSSKVAERFGKSILELGGNNAIIISKDADLDMSIIGAVFGAVGTAGQRCTSTRRLIIHESVYDEVKNRLAKAYGQLKIGNPLDENMHVGPLIDVQAVNQYELAIEKCKKEGGKFVVEGGVLTGKDYESGCYVKPCIAEVKNSYEIVQHETFAPILYLIKYKTLEEAIAIQNDVPQGLSSAIMTQNLREAELFLSHAGSDCGIANVNIGTSGAEIGGAFGGEKETGGGRESGSDVWKYYMRRQTNTINYTASLPLAQGIKFDL
- a CDS encoding GNAT family N-acetyltransferase encodes the protein MNNKNEIHFRKANATDIDIIWEIIQQSIERRRKDGSDQWQNGYPNLQTVESDIEKGFGHVLTVNNDVAVYVALIFNDEPAYSSIEGAWLTTGEFVVVHRVAISENFAGQGLAKKLFDYIEDFTKSQNVLSIKVDTNYDNLAMLKILESKGYSYCGEVVLAGGVRKAYEKVLII
- a CDS encoding GbsR/MarR family transcriptional regulator, translating into MKKSLEVDEKIFQDAVKFYGTVLNLPPLASKIYSYLIFDFDKVGITFDEFVEVFSASKSSVSTNLNLLISSELIIDVNKMDERKRYFFANDDYKKIRFEKIVQKMQDELKLLDDLKNFRKTEHKEDDERIEVYKALLNKNITNIQESLNKL
- a CDS encoding PDZ domain-containing protein — encoded protein: MIETEDVDKNWSVGSIYEESDAYKKGLRHNDEIIEINNKSVKKLNIENFAYKLKPNQKLKLKVKRQNEYFEIDTYLNFFLKRDE
- the ccsA gene encoding cytochrome c biogenesis protein CcsA, whose product is MKKIQDILISTRTMAVLLLVYAFSMAYATFLENDYGTPAAKALIYEAKWFELIMLLLIINFCGNINRYRLWKREKWPLLVFHLAFVFIFIGGAITRYISFEGQMTIREGETSNEIVTDKQFFKIQIEDKGDVLNYQDVPYLMSPLHKDFKATYDFHGKQVKVKTLDYVQRKKDSLVADANGAEYLHLVSTAEMGRQNIYIKSGETKSINGTLVTFNRAIDGAVEFKQENGQILIKTPVDATYMTMATQATGNTAKDQYQPLVLRSLYSINELKLVVPEGLKKGKLMAFEGDKKKDQNVPDAMTIEIEGPKTKQIVELSVERGNPNAYKQVTMDGLNIMVGFGPKIYTTPFAIKLDDFVMETYPGSSSPSAYESHVKIIDEGKQTPYKIYMNNVLNYKGYRFFQASYTPDRMGTLLSVNHDYWGTLISYIGYAFLFGGMFVMFFWKGTHFWKLNKMLKDINKKRAATVVLLFLSLTLSAQKIEMHGTNDGSGEHVHVEGDGHTHEVAPQATQSQGNQQNSNSLAAPLTKMRIISPDEIISRNKISKEHADQFGYLLVQNYEGRIVPVNTQALDILRKLYQKDKFKGTDGKYLTAEQWFLSINTDTPSWTMVPLIKVDSKGGKALLKRVKANEDGYTTLMNLFPSDANGNLTYILDEEYNTAFRKKPALQSEYDKEVIKLNEKVQIFNEFFSGQFMRIVPVKNDPNHTWHSWLDQKMEPDMESQKVMGPYFAEALQAQKTGDWSKADAELKKLSDYQQKWGKAVVPSKEKVDLEVFINKANINFFLLIFYTIVGGLVFILGFVELFKPTKILNNIIKGIIYLGLVGYVVHFLGLIARWYISGHAPWSNGYEAIIFISWIGVSAGMMFYFGFGNPKLKQQDSENKLSNKNHSNALIPAAGFMVAVIMMGFAHGAVALNPQITPLAPVLKSYWLVVHVAIIVSSYGFFALSMIIAVITLIFYIITDKKQFKLHNDSTLKELAIVSEMSLTIGLFALTVGNFLGGIWANESWGRYWSWDPKETWAFISIMVYAFVLHMRLVPGLRSRWAFSVATMFAFCSMVMTYFGVNYYLSGLHSYAAGDPVPIPAWVYIGLAAMFTLALVSYFKFVALKKK
- a CDS encoding Arc family DNA binding domain-containing protein, translating into MKSEKAQNSPENKSKKSFVIRIDESTYKLLEKWANDEFRSVNGQIEYLLNQNLINAGRKKKE
- the lat gene encoding L-lysine 6-transaminase, translating into MNNILEIQSNKVKETVGKHVLADGFDFVMDIENSHGSWIHDSVSGKNFLDMFSMFGSASIGYNHPYLVEKSDWLGKMAVNKPTLADVYSKEYAHFLEVFERVVLPKELQYAFFIEGGALGVENAMKACFDWKTRKNFEKGLDIEAGICIHFRQAFHGRSGYTLSLTNTSDPRKYQYFPMFEWPRILNPKLHFPITEENLEETIKNENLALIQITEAILANPDKVACIIIEPIQAEGGDNHFRDEFFVGLRNICDEHEVLLIFDEVQTGIGITGKMWAFEHLSIRPDIISFGKKTQVCGVLANKEKFDEIPNNVFRESSRINSTFGGNFIDMLRFQLVMEVIEKENLLENANIVGEYLLEGLQNLAQKYPEKLSNARGKGLMCAIDLPSGEQRDHIRNELYNDGLIILACGDQSIRFRPHLNVTTEEIQIALDKIENNINKI
- a CDS encoding SPFH domain-containing protein; protein product: MEKTLKPMSGYLALVISLLLLGGSAYLFIYGINDGENPDITYIIISIISFFITCFLLKGLMIIQPNHSRVLNFFGKYVGSVKDNGMFFINPLYSSQKMSLRSENLQGQTLKVNDKMGNPIEIAVVMVWKVGDTYKAAFDVERYSDFVKMQSEAAVRHLAMSFPYDNLEDDHAPITLREGGEKINSILEQELTDRLSKAGIIIQEARISHLAYASEIAGAMLQRQQATAIVAARTKIVEGAVGMVDLALKKLSEENIVELDDERKAAMVSNLMVVLCGEKAAQPILNAGTLYN